One window from the genome of Tachysurus vachellii isolate PV-2020 chromosome 5, HZAU_Pvac_v1, whole genome shotgun sequence encodes:
- the fam131bb gene encoding uncharacterized protein fam131bb isoform X1, whose protein sequence is MGCIGSRTLRDQQCLIYSYQPICFQQPCQAADGVPVQKDGEQHGRTDFSWDGINLSMEDTTSILPRLKKRNSNAYGIGALAKSSLSGVSGVTRSMKDKVTKPTAMAQGRVAHMIEWQNWGMQTVGAGGTSAGRISTRKLQHERKLENDAYSDLSDGEKEARFAAGVMQQFAISEATLLAWNSMDGESMSAGSNQGSVAHLSEANQESITSRDQILHHSSAEVWPHTYVSQGLYCLSSSDAWEPISNEQSGVASPATGSFVMAGGASCDSSYDGNAAAQFLSQQQQQQFIQHNQLQQIQQLQQIQQYQQQQILQYQQQQILEQRLHSTNQSLQATPNSTIHSLPPRTHPPLVDLWGAGLTESYQAEAGGYIGIAAAMEGNLTAPSEDMGTEHSPLLEAQEEEEIKEEEVTLCMEPEPVTLIPSPAAQREEVISAGGSSPGQVPGESITEWKPSDVTSSVNEMLEEKEVESESSSASATATK, encoded by the exons CGGCAGATGGGGTTCCAGTACAGAAGGATGGGGAACAG CATGGCCGAACAGACTTTTCATGGGATGGAATCAAT CTATCCATGGAGGACACGACCTCCATTTTGCCCCGGCTAAAGAAGCGGAATTCCAACGCCTACGGCATTGGAGCTCTGGCTAAGTCCTCACTGTCAggtgtgtcag GAGTGACTCGGTCTATGAAGGACAAGGTGACAAAGCCGACAGCCATGGCACAGGGTCGTGTAGCCCATATGATAGAGTGGCAGAACTGGGGAATGCAGACAGTGGGAGCAGGAGGCACCAGTGCCGGCCGAATTTCCACCCGCAAACTTCAGCATGAGCGCAAACTGGAGAATGATGCCTACAGTGACCTtagtgatggagagaaggaggCACGCTTTGCAGCAG gcGTTATGCAGCAATTTGCAATATCTGAGGCCACATTGCTAGCTTGGAACTCCATGGATGGAGAAAGCATGAGTGCAGGCTCCAACCAAGGCAGCGTTGCCCATCTGAGCGAGGCTAATCAGGAAAGCATCACCAGCCGAG accAGATATTACACCACTCCTCTGCAGAGGTGTGGCCCCACACATATGTCTCCCAAGGCCTCTACTGCCTCTCCTCTTCAGATGCCTGGGAACCAATCAGCAACGAGCAGTCAGGAGTGGCCTCTCCAGCCACAGGCTCCTTTGTCATGGCTGGTGGAGCTTCCTGTGATAGCAGTTATGATGGAAATGCTGCGGCTCAATTCCTGTCacaacagcaacagcagcaaTTCATCCAACACAACCAGTTACAACAAATACAGCAACTACAACAGATACAGCAATACCAGCAACAACAGATACTGCAGTATCAACAGCAACAG ATATTGGAACAAAGACTACATAGTACCAATCAATCTTTACAGGCGACACCCAACAGCACTATCCACAGTCTGCCGCCACGTACTCACCCACCCCTGGTGGATCTGTGGGGTGCAGGGCTTACAGAGAGCTACCAGGCAGAAGCAGGTGGGTATATTGGTATAGCTGCAGCCATGGAGGGAAATCTAACAGCCCCCTCAGAAGACATGGGAACAGAACACTCACCATTACTGGAAGCtcaagaagaggaagagatcaAG GAGGAAGAGGTGACATTATGCATGGAACCAGAACCAGTGACTTTAATTCCTTCTCCTGCTgcacagagagaggaagtgatCTCAGCAGGAGGAAGCAGTCCAGGACAGGTCCCTGGGGAATCAATCACAGAGTGGAAACCTTCTGATGTCACGTCGTCTGTTAATGAAATGCTGGAGGAAAAAGAGGTGGAGTCCGAATCCTCATCGGCCAGTGCCACGGCAACCAAATGA